One genomic window of Cellulophaga sp. Hel_I_12 includes the following:
- a CDS encoding LON peptidase substrate-binding domain-containing protein, producing the protein MMYLPLFPLQSVFFPGEKIPLHIFETRYRQLILDCKDEAMNFGIPVYLDTLMNYGVEVQLEDINQLYPGGEMDIICTAKRVFKLLSFDTTMTLKPYAGGEVIFLENTNNDVFDEKEKVIEAIEALYFLMEISSKSIVSENFNSFSLAHKIGLSKIQEYELLQITSERERLMYIQKHLQQVISVLKEVNRTKAVIQLNGHFKNFDPLNFENFKI; encoded by the coding sequence ATGATGTACTTACCTTTATTTCCTTTGCAGTCCGTTTTCTTTCCTGGTGAAAAGATTCCTCTTCATATTTTTGAAACGAGATACCGTCAACTAATACTTGATTGTAAGGATGAAGCGATGAATTTTGGTATTCCCGTCTACCTAGATACCCTTATGAATTATGGCGTTGAGGTGCAGCTCGAAGATATTAATCAGCTGTATCCTGGCGGTGAAATGGATATAATTTGTACAGCGAAAAGGGTTTTTAAGTTGTTAAGCTTTGATACCACCATGACTTTGAAACCTTATGCTGGAGGAGAAGTTATTTTTCTAGAAAACACAAATAATGATGTTTTTGATGAAAAAGAAAAGGTCATTGAAGCGATTGAAGCACTTTATTTTTTAATGGAAATTTCATCGAAATCCATCGTCTCCGAAAATTTCAATAGTTTTAGTTTAGCGCATAAAATAGGACTCTCTAAAATTCAGGAATATGAACTTTTACAAATTACGAGTGAACGTGAACGTCTTATGTATATCCAAAAGCATCTGCAACAAGTGATCAGCGTATTGAAGGAAGTCAACCGGACGAAAGCGGTAATTCAATTAAATGGGCATTTTAAAAATTTTGATCCTTTGAATTTTGAAAATTTTAAGATTTAA
- the sucC gene encoding ADP-forming succinate--CoA ligase subunit beta has protein sequence MNLHEYQGKEILASFGVRIQRGIVAHNAKEAVEAAKQLTEETGTGWHVIKAQVHAGGRGKGGGVKLAKNLKEVEEIAGQIIGMNLITPQTSAEGKKVHQVLVAEDVYYPGASETNEFYMSVLLNRGTGRNMIMYSTEGGMDIEEVAEHTPHLIFTEEIDPATGLLPFQARKIAFNLGLSGMAFKEMTKFVASLYKAYEESDSNMFEINPVLKTSDDKIMAVDAKVSIDDNALYRRKQYAEMRDLREENPVEVEARALGLNYVDLDGNVGCMVNGAGLAMATMDLIKQAGGEPANFLDVGGTADAARVEAAFKLILKDPAVKAILINIFGGIVRCDRVAQGVIDAYKNMGTINVPIIVRLQGTNADVAKELIDNSGLDVQSAVQFQEAADKVKAVLA, from the coding sequence ATGAATCTTCACGAATATCAAGGAAAAGAAATTTTAGCAAGTTTTGGGGTACGTATCCAACGTGGTATCGTCGCTCATAATGCCAAAGAAGCAGTAGAAGCTGCAAAGCAATTAACTGAAGAAACAGGAACTGGTTGGCACGTTATAAAAGCCCAAGTTCATGCAGGTGGCCGTGGTAAAGGTGGTGGCGTTAAATTAGCTAAAAACCTGAAAGAAGTAGAAGAAATTGCTGGGCAAATCATTGGGATGAATTTAATTACACCTCAGACTTCTGCTGAAGGAAAAAAAGTACATCAAGTTTTAGTAGCTGAAGATGTGTATTATCCTGGTGCAAGCGAGACCAATGAGTTCTATATGTCTGTTTTATTAAACAGAGGTACAGGAAGAAATATGATTATGTATTCTACCGAAGGTGGAATGGATATTGAAGAAGTTGCAGAACATACGCCACACTTGATTTTTACAGAAGAGATAGATCCCGCAACAGGATTATTGCCTTTTCAGGCTCGTAAAATAGCTTTTAACCTAGGTTTGTCGGGTATGGCCTTTAAAGAAATGACCAAGTTTGTGGCCTCTTTATATAAAGCTTACGAAGAAAGTGATTCTAATATGTTCGAAATTAATCCAGTATTAAAAACTTCGGATGATAAGATAATGGCAGTGGATGCTAAAGTATCTATCGACGACAATGCGCTATATAGAAGAAAGCAGTATGCAGAAATGCGCGATTTACGTGAAGAAAACCCTGTTGAAGTAGAAGCGAGAGCCTTAGGTTTGAACTATGTGGATTTAGATGGTAACGTAGGTTGTATGGTGAACGGAGCTGGTTTAGCCATGGCTACTATGGATTTAATTAAGCAGGCCGGTGGTGAACCTGCTAACTTTTTAGATGTGGGTGGTACAGCAGACGCTGCTCGTGTAGAAGCCGCTTTTAAATTAATTTTAAAAGACCCTGCTGTAAAAGCAATCTTGATCAATATTTTTGGTGGTATTGTTCGTTGTGACCGTGTTGCGCAAGGTGTAATTGATGCTTACAAAAACATGGGAACCATAAACGTGCCTATTATTGTACGTTTACAAGGTACTAACGCCGATGTAGCTAAAGAATTGATCGATAATTCTGGATTAGATGTACAATCGGCCGTGCAATTCCAAGAAGCAGCTGACAAAGTAAAAGCGGTATTGGCTTAA
- the guaB gene encoding IMP dehydrogenase, whose amino-acid sequence MQAHLDKIVGEGLTYDDVLLVPAYSEVLPREVNIQAKFTRNITINVPIVSAAMDTVTESKMAIAMAQEGGIGVLHKNMSIEQQAMKVRKVKRAESGMIIDPVTLPLDALVGDAKANMKEYGIGGIPIVAADGKLIGIVTNRDLRFEKNNDRPLSEVMTTENLVTVSEGTSLEQAEVILQENKIEKLPVVDKNYKLVGLITFRDITKLTQKPMANKDQYGRLRVAAALGVTGDAVERAEALVHAGVDAVVIDTAHGHTRGVVEVLKKVKARFPDLEVIVGNIATGEAAKYLVAAGADAVKVGIGPGSICTTRVIAGVGFPQFSAVLEVAAAIKGSGVPVIADGGIRYTGDIPKAIAAGADTVMLGSLLAGTKESPGETIIYEGRKFKSYRGMGSVEAMKQGSKDRYFQDVEDDIKKLVPEGIVGRVPYKGDLFESIHQFIGGLKAGMGYCGAKDISTLQETGRFVKITASGINESHPHDVTITKESPNYSR is encoded by the coding sequence ATGCAAGCACATCTTGATAAAATAGTTGGTGAAGGTCTTACGTACGATGACGTACTTTTAGTTCCAGCCTATTCTGAAGTACTTCCAAGAGAAGTCAACATTCAGGCAAAATTTACACGAAATATAACCATTAATGTTCCTATAGTTTCTGCTGCGATGGATACTGTAACCGAATCTAAAATGGCCATTGCCATGGCGCAAGAAGGGGGAATTGGAGTTTTACATAAAAACATGTCCATCGAACAGCAAGCCATGAAAGTTCGTAAAGTAAAAAGAGCAGAAAGTGGAATGATCATCGACCCCGTGACGCTGCCTTTAGATGCTCTTGTCGGCGATGCCAAGGCAAATATGAAAGAATACGGCATAGGAGGAATTCCTATTGTTGCTGCTGATGGAAAATTAATCGGCATTGTAACCAACAGAGATTTGCGCTTTGAAAAAAATAATGATCGTCCACTTTCAGAGGTCATGACTACTGAAAATTTAGTCACGGTAAGTGAAGGTACATCCTTGGAACAAGCCGAAGTTATTCTACAAGAAAATAAGATTGAAAAGCTACCAGTAGTTGATAAAAATTACAAATTGGTAGGCTTAATCACCTTTAGAGATATTACAAAACTTACCCAAAAACCGATGGCAAATAAAGACCAGTATGGTCGTTTGCGGGTGGCAGCGGCTTTGGGAGTCACTGGAGATGCTGTTGAACGTGCTGAAGCTCTAGTCCATGCAGGTGTTGATGCTGTCGTAATCGATACGGCACACGGACACACGAGAGGGGTTGTTGAGGTACTGAAGAAGGTAAAAGCTAGATTTCCTGATTTAGAAGTGATTGTTGGCAATATTGCAACCGGGGAAGCGGCCAAATATTTAGTTGCTGCTGGTGCTGATGCGGTTAAAGTCGGAATTGGTCCAGGTTCTATTTGTACCACAAGAGTTATTGCTGGTGTTGGTTTCCCCCAATTCTCTGCTGTTTTAGAAGTTGCTGCTGCTATAAAAGGTAGCGGTGTTCCTGTTATTGCAGACGGTGGAATCCGGTATACGGGAGATATTCCAAAAGCGATTGCAGCAGGTGCAGATACCGTGATGTTAGGTTCCTTATTGGCAGGGACAAAAGAATCTCCAGGTGAAACCATTATATATGAAGGGCGAAAGTTTAAATCGTATCGTGGAATGGGTTCTGTAGAAGCCATGAAGCAAGGCTCTAAAGATCGATATTTTCAAGATGTTGAAGACGATATCAAGAAACTTGTGCCAGAAGGTATTGTAGGTCGTGTTCCTTATAAAGGGGATTTGTTCGAGAGCATTCATCAATTTATTGGCGGACTCAAAGCGGGTATGGGCTATTGCGGGGCAAAAGATATTTCTACCTTGCAGGAAACCGGTAGGTTTGTAAAAATTACCGCGAGCGGAATTAATGAAAGTCATCCGCACGATGTAACCATCACCAAAGAATCACCAAATTATAGCAGATAA
- the uvrB gene encoding excinuclease ABC subunit UvrB: MKFKVVSEFKPTGDQPNAIKELVHGINTKEKYQTLLGVTGSGKTFTVANVIEEVQKPTLVLAHNKTLAAQLYSEFKQFFPENAVEYFVSYYDYYQPEAYIPSSGMYIEKDLSINEDIEKLRLSTTSSLLSGRRDVIVVASVSCLYGIGNPVEFQKNVISIHKDQVISRTKFLHQLVQSLYSRTTADFRNGNFRVKGDVVDVFPSYADYAFRIHFFGDEIEEIEAFDPLKNKSLESYENINIYPANMFVTSPDILQNAIHQIQDDLVKQIDFFKEVGKPLEAKRLEERTNFDLEMIRELGYCAGIENYSRYLDGREPGTRPFCLLDYFPDDYLMVVDESHVTISQVHAMYGGDRSRKENLVEYGFRLPAAMDNRPLKFEEFEALQNQVIYVSATPADYELQLSQGVYVEQIIRPTGLLDPIIEVRPSLNQIDDLVEEIQQRTEKDERTLVTTLTKRMAEELAKYLDRINIRCRYIHSDVDTLERVEIMQDLRKGIFDVLIGVNLLREGLDLPEVSLVAILDADKEGFLRSNRSLTQTVGRAARNLNGKAIMYADKITNSMQNTMDETNYRREKQIAYNTKHNVVPKALNKSLDNVLSKNSVSTYHFEKEVARAAEPDLEYLTKEQIEKLIRGKRKDMEKAAKELDFMQAAKLRDEIKMLQSQE; this comes from the coding sequence ATGAAATTTAAGGTAGTATCAGAATTCAAACCCACAGGTGATCAGCCCAATGCGATTAAGGAATTGGTGCATGGTATAAACACCAAAGAAAAATACCAAACCCTCTTAGGTGTTACCGGTTCAGGTAAAACATTTACCGTGGCTAATGTGATTGAAGAAGTACAAAAACCCACCTTAGTATTAGCACACAACAAGACTTTAGCAGCACAATTATATTCTGAATTTAAACAGTTTTTTCCTGAAAATGCCGTTGAATATTTTGTGTCTTATTATGACTACTACCAACCCGAGGCTTATATCCCTTCCTCAGGAATGTATATCGAAAAAGATTTATCGATTAATGAAGATATTGAAAAGCTACGCTTAAGCACGACATCATCACTTTTATCAGGGCGAAGAGATGTGATTGTGGTCGCTTCTGTTTCCTGTTTATATGGTATTGGTAACCCTGTGGAGTTTCAAAAAAATGTTATTTCTATACACAAAGATCAAGTAATTTCAAGAACGAAATTCTTACACCAGTTAGTACAAAGTTTATATTCTAGAACTACGGCAGATTTTAGAAACGGAAATTTTCGCGTGAAAGGCGATGTGGTCGATGTTTTCCCGAGTTATGCTGATTATGCGTTTAGAATTCATTTTTTTGGGGATGAAATTGAAGAAATTGAAGCTTTTGATCCTTTAAAAAATAAAAGCTTGGAAAGCTACGAGAATATCAACATATATCCAGCAAATATGTTTGTGACCTCTCCCGATATTCTACAAAATGCCATTCACCAAATTCAAGATGATTTGGTAAAACAAATCGATTTTTTCAAGGAGGTTGGTAAGCCATTGGAAGCAAAACGCTTGGAAGAACGAACCAATTTTGATCTAGAAATGATTCGAGAATTAGGGTATTGTGCGGGTATTGAAAATTACTCACGGTATTTAGACGGACGTGAACCTGGCACAAGACCTTTTTGCCTTTTAGATTATTTTCCTGATGATTATTTAATGGTCGTGGATGAAAGTCACGTGACCATTTCCCAAGTGCATGCCATGTACGGAGGTGATCGCTCTAGAAAAGAAAATTTAGTGGAATACGGATTTCGGTTACCGGCTGCAATGGACAACCGTCCGCTGAAATTTGAAGAGTTTGAAGCCTTACAAAATCAAGTAATTTATGTAAGTGCCACCCCGGCGGATTACGAGCTACAGCTGAGTCAAGGTGTTTATGTAGAGCAAATTATACGTCCCACCGGACTTTTAGACCCTATTATTGAAGTGCGTCCAAGCCTAAATCAAATCGATGATTTGGTGGAAGAAATTCAGCAGCGTACTGAAAAGGACGAACGTACCTTGGTCACAACGCTTACCAAAAGAATGGCTGAGGAATTAGCTAAATATTTAGACCGCATAAACATACGTTGCCGCTATATACATAGTGACGTAGATACTTTAGAAAGGGTTGAAATTATGCAAGATTTACGGAAAGGTATTTTTGATGTGCTCATCGGTGTAAATTTATTGCGAGAAGGATTAGATTTACCTGAAGTATCATTAGTAGCGATTTTAGATGCTGATAAGGAAGGTTTTTTAAGAAGCAACAGATCGCTAACGCAAACGGTTGGTAGAGCTGCTAGAAACCTGAATGGGAAAGCCATTATGTATGCTGACAAAATTACGAACAGCATGCAAAACACGATGGATGAAACGAATTACCGGCGCGAAAAACAAATTGCGTATAATACCAAACACAATGTAGTGCCAAAAGCTTTGAATAAAAGTCTGGATAACGTATTATCTAAAAATTCGGTCTCTACCTATCACTTTGAAAAAGAAGTAGCGCGAGCGGCTGAACCCGATTTGGAATATTTAACCAAGGAGCAAATTGAAAAATTGATTCGAGGTAAACGAAAAGATATGGAAAAAGCGGCCAAGGAATTAGACTTTATGCAAGCCGCTAAATTACGAGACGAAATAAAAATGTTACAAAGCCAAGAGTAA
- a CDS encoding Hsp20/alpha crystallin family protein yields MMSIAHKNTVSFPAFMNELMKPDWLGGAEVANGKLPAVNIKESDTEYHLELAVPGRKKEDFSIEVDNEVLAISTETKNEVGSEGKNENVKYTRREFSFSAFKRTFTLPETINTDKIEASYEDGILSFKLPKKEEALPKAKRMIELS; encoded by the coding sequence ATGATGAGTATAGCACATAAAAACACCGTTTCGTTCCCAGCTTTTATGAATGAATTAATGAAACCTGATTGGTTAGGTGGGGCTGAAGTTGCCAATGGCAAGCTTCCTGCCGTTAATATTAAAGAATCAGATACAGAGTATCATTTAGAACTTGCCGTACCCGGAAGAAAAAAAGAAGATTTTAGTATCGAGGTTGATAATGAAGTATTGGCCATTTCAACCGAAACAAAAAATGAAGTAGGTAGTGAAGGCAAAAATGAAAATGTAAAGTATACTCGGAGAGAGTTTTCATTCTCAGCTTTTAAAAGAACCTTTACATTACCAGAAACCATTAATACAGATAAAATTGAAGCTTCTTATGAAGACGGAATTTTAAGTTTCAAACTTCCAAAAAAAGAAGAAGCATTACCTAAAGCTAAACGAATGATCGAATTAAGCTAA
- a CDS encoding DUF255 domain-containing protein encodes MNTISNKIICISSLLFLVFGSFAIQAQEVTWLSWAEAVKLAETDKNPKKIFVDVYTDWCGWCKKMDKDTFQNPEVASYMEKNFYMVKLDGEGKEPIEFKGKTFKFVASGRSGYHEFAAALMQGKLSYPTTIFLDEKLNMLSPVPGYQKPDAFLQIATYFGDDIHKQKKWDEYVNAKK; translated from the coding sequence ATGAATACAATTTCAAATAAAATAATTTGCATCTCTTCTTTGTTGTTTCTTGTTTTTGGTTCCTTCGCAATACAAGCACAAGAAGTAACATGGCTTTCTTGGGCTGAAGCGGTAAAGCTTGCAGAAACTGACAAAAACCCAAAGAAAATTTTTGTTGATGTCTATACGGATTGGTGTGGCTGGTGCAAAAAAATGGATAAGGATACCTTCCAAAATCCTGAAGTTGCCAGCTATATGGAAAAGAACTTTTACATGGTAAAATTAGATGGTGAAGGCAAAGAACCTATTGAATTTAAAGGCAAAACTTTTAAATTTGTGGCTTCTGGAAGAAGTGGCTATCACGAGTTTGCTGCTGCTTTGATGCAAGGAAAATTAAGCTACCCAACCACTATTTTTTTAGATGAGAAATTGAATATGTTATCGCCAGTACCAGGCTATCAAAAGCCAGATGCTTTTTTACAAATCGCTACATATTTTGGTGACGACATTCATAAACAAAAAAAATGGGATGAGTATGTAAATGCGAAGAAGTAA
- a CDS encoding sulfurtransferase — protein MEPVVTSKWLYKHINDPDLLILDASLADPISGEISKFADKCIPGARFFDLKNNFSDKKSPYPNMLPKPEDFQRACRKLGINASSKLIIYDNLGVYSSPRVWWMFKAMGHSNVAVLDGGLPDWIANGYPIEAIHNIKKITPGTFEAHYKKALVVDFEMITSNINEQKALVVDARSEGRFKGTAPEPRAELKSGHIPNSVNIPYETVLENGKFKKASDLALIFDKELYAEQPLIFSCGSGLTACIILLASELVLSNQKAVYDGSWTEWTQKMN, from the coding sequence ATGGAACCTGTTGTAACCTCTAAATGGCTTTATAAGCATATAAATGACCCAGACCTACTTATTTTGGATGCAAGTTTAGCTGATCCTATTTCTGGTGAAATTTCGAAATTCGCCGACAAATGTATTCCTGGGGCCCGTTTCTTCGATTTAAAAAATAATTTTTCAGATAAGAAGAGTCCTTATCCAAACATGTTGCCTAAACCTGAAGATTTTCAAAGAGCATGTAGAAAGTTAGGAATTAATGCATCCAGTAAACTTATCATTTATGATAATTTAGGGGTGTATTCAAGTCCCAGAGTTTGGTGGATGTTCAAAGCGATGGGACATAGCAATGTAGCTGTTTTAGATGGTGGACTACCAGATTGGATCGCAAATGGATATCCAATAGAAGCAATACATAATATTAAAAAAATTACACCGGGTACTTTTGAAGCTCATTATAAAAAGGCTTTGGTAGTCGATTTTGAAATGATAACTTCAAACATTAACGAACAAAAAGCTTTGGTGGTCGATGCGCGTTCGGAGGGCAGGTTTAAGGGTACAGCCCCTGAACCAAGAGCGGAATTAAAAAGTGGTCATATCCCCAATTCTGTAAATATTCCCTATGAAACAGTGTTAGAGAATGGCAAGTTTAAAAAGGCATCAGATTTGGCCTTAATTTTTGATAAAGAACTTTACGCAGAGCAACCCTTGATATTCAGTTGTGGATCAGGCTTAACAGCATGTATTATTCTTTTGGCAAGCGAACTAGTATTATCAAATCAAAAAGCAGTTTATGATGGTTCTTGGACGGAGTGGACACAAAAAATGAATTAA
- a CDS encoding DUF1456 family protein, with translation MTNNDVLKKLRVALMLRDDEIVEILTLVDFKISKAELGAFFRKEDHPNYMECGDQILRNFLNGLVIHFRGTKENPKDTDITLAKFKKTPTAASKKSNPSASKKIAPTKKRYDPDFKAKQQKKVDKNVVHGTYKNKKK, from the coding sequence ATGACAAATAATGATGTTTTAAAGAAGTTACGAGTGGCTTTAATGTTACGAGATGATGAAATTGTAGAGATTTTAACCTTGGTTGATTTTAAAATATCAAAAGCTGAATTAGGTGCTTTTTTTAGAAAAGAAGATCATCCCAATTACATGGAATGTGGCGATCAAATTCTGAGAAATTTCTTAAACGGTTTGGTCATCCACTTTAGAGGCACTAAGGAAAATCCCAAAGACACCGATATAACCTTAGCTAAATTTAAAAAAACGCCTACAGCGGCGAGTAAAAAATCCAATCCATCGGCTTCAAAAAAAATTGCACCCACTAAAAAAAGATACGATCCAGATTTTAAAGCCAAACAACAGAAAAAAGTGGATAAAAATGTGGTTCACGGAACATATAAGAATAAGAAGAAGTAA
- the lysA gene encoding diaminopimelate decarboxylase, whose product MTNTDLLNIAKTYGDPVYVYDSEKIIAQFNRLTSAFSAVKKLQLNYAAKALSNITILKLMNSLGSGLDTVSIQEVQLGLLAGFKPEDIIFTPNGVSLEEIEEAAQLGVRINIDNLSVLEQFGSRNPNVPVCIRINPHVMAGGNSNISVGHIDSKFGISIHQIPHLLRIVQLTKMNINGIHMHTGSDILDIDVFLYASEILFETATNFKNLDFIDFGSGFKVPYKDGDIETNIEELGKKLSEKFNAFCASYGKELTLAFEPGKFLVSESGYFLAKVNVVKQTTSTVFASIDSGFNHLIRPMLYGSHHGIENISNPQGRERYYSVVGYICETDTFASNRRISEITEGDILSFKNAGAYCFTMASNYNSRFRPPEVLWHKGEAVLIRERETFEDIIHHQVDVKNLFSKKEKVAIAK is encoded by the coding sequence ATGACAAATACCGATTTATTGAACATTGCAAAAACGTATGGAGATCCTGTTTATGTCTATGATTCAGAAAAAATTATAGCTCAGTTTAACCGACTCACCAGTGCTTTTAGTGCTGTTAAAAAATTGCAATTGAACTATGCCGCTAAGGCCTTATCAAATATTACTATTTTAAAATTAATGAATAGTTTAGGAAGCGGTTTAGATACGGTTTCTATTCAAGAAGTGCAATTGGGTTTATTAGCCGGTTTTAAACCTGAAGATATCATTTTTACCCCAAATGGAGTTTCTTTGGAAGAAATAGAAGAAGCAGCTCAGCTCGGTGTTCGTATTAATATAGACAACCTTTCTGTTTTAGAGCAATTTGGAAGTAGAAACCCAAATGTTCCCGTTTGCATTCGAATTAATCCTCATGTTATGGCTGGAGGAAACTCAAATATTTCTGTTGGTCACATCGATTCTAAATTTGGGATTAGCATTCACCAAATACCTCATTTATTGCGCATTGTACAATTAACGAAGATGAATATTAATGGTATTCACATGCATACAGGAAGTGATATTTTAGATATTGATGTCTTCCTTTATGCGTCTGAAATACTTTTTGAAACGGCAACAAACTTTAAAAATTTAGATTTTATAGATTTTGGAAGTGGATTTAAAGTGCCCTATAAAGACGGAGATATTGAAACCAATATTGAGGAATTAGGCAAAAAATTATCCGAAAAATTTAATGCTTTTTGTGCTTCCTACGGCAAGGAATTAACCCTTGCTTTTGAGCCCGGTAAGTTTTTAGTGAGCGAATCGGGATATTTTTTAGCCAAAGTTAATGTGGTTAAACAAACTACATCAACAGTTTTTGCAAGTATTGATTCAGGATTTAACCATCTTATTCGCCCCATGCTTTACGGATCACACCACGGCATTGAAAATATTTCGAATCCACAGGGGAGAGAACGGTATTATTCTGTAGTAGGTTATATTTGCGAGACAGATACATTTGCAAGTAACCGTAGAATAAGTGAAATAACTGAAGGCGATATTTTGTCCTTTAAAAATGCTGGAGCCTATTGTTTTACCATGGCAAGTAATTACAATAGTAGGTTTAGGCCACCAGAAGTTTTATGGCATAAGGGTGAAGCCGTTTTAATTCGTGAACGCGAAACTTTTGAAGATATTATTCATCACCAAGTTGATGTTAAAAATTTATTTAGCAAAAAAGAAAAAGTAGCAATTGCTAAATAA
- a CDS encoding M20/M25/M40 family metallo-hydrolase has protein sequence MKTSKLFYTFLCAFFIFSGNGHTQKLSKTNIYEAAEEAFPTAIFEYISFLEIPNDGHYPDQIESNLQACKTLFTDLGFETKTFINKGIPVLFAEKKYHKKAKTVLFYLQIDGQPVDSAAWDQPSPFKPVLKEKQNGEWKIIDITTLKTDYHPDWRIFARSSSDSKGPAMSLISALQILQKKAIKPAFNVKVIMDFQEEMGSPTLPQAVRDNKEVLAADMLFIMDGTRHVSNLPTLTYGARGIATAQLKTFGSYAPLHSGQYGNFAPNPVFETARLIAGLKDENGRVTLPGFYDGISLSEKDKEEINKVPESKESILVRIGTSKADAVGDTYQEALQYPSLNIRGLNAAWVGDEVRTIIPSEVITEIDMRLVPESDGTKLMESLKKYISDSGYYLVDAIPTAEERKLHPKLASFTYKLGSKPFRTAMDSPIGHFLNKAMEKVFGEQRVNMRTTGGSQPMSPFITTLDIPAVSIRIPNPDNNIHAPNENLRIGNFLEGIITCLAILDQPID, from the coding sequence ATGAAAACATCCAAACTATTTTACACTTTCCTCTGTGCCTTCTTCATTTTCAGCGGTAATGGTCATACCCAAAAATTATCAAAAACCAACATCTATGAGGCAGCGGAAGAGGCTTTCCCTACTGCTATTTTTGAATATATTTCGTTCTTAGAGATTCCCAATGATGGTCATTATCCAGATCAAATTGAAAGTAATTTACAAGCTTGTAAAACACTATTTACGGATTTGGGTTTCGAAACCAAAACATTTATAAATAAAGGCATTCCTGTACTTTTTGCAGAAAAAAAATATCATAAAAAAGCAAAAACCGTCTTGTTTTATTTGCAAATTGATGGGCAGCCGGTAGATTCCGCGGCTTGGGATCAACCATCTCCTTTTAAACCAGTTTTAAAAGAAAAACAAAATGGCGAATGGAAAATTATTGATATTACCACATTAAAAACGGATTACCATCCTGATTGGAGAATTTTCGCTCGCTCTTCATCAGACTCTAAGGGACCAGCGATGTCGCTAATAAGCGCCTTGCAAATACTACAAAAAAAAGCCATCAAGCCTGCTTTTAATGTGAAAGTGATTATGGATTTTCAAGAGGAAATGGGCTCGCCAACATTACCACAAGCCGTACGCGACAACAAAGAAGTTTTAGCAGCAGATATGCTATTTATTATGGATGGCACACGACACGTATCGAACTTACCCACATTAACCTACGGCGCTCGAGGTATCGCTACTGCTCAACTAAAAACCTTTGGTTCTTATGCTCCACTACACAGCGGGCAATACGGAAATTTTGCACCTAACCCAGTTTTTGAAACGGCTAGACTTATTGCGGGTTTAAAGGATGAAAACGGTCGCGTTACCTTACCCGGTTTTTATGACGGCATTTCATTAAGTGAAAAAGATAAAGAAGAAATAAACAAGGTTCCCGAAAGCAAAGAAAGCATTTTAGTGCGAATTGGAACCTCAAAAGCTGATGCTGTGGGCGATACCTATCAAGAAGCCTTGCAATACCCATCCTTAAATATTCGTGGATTAAATGCCGCTTGGGTTGGTGACGAAGTAAGAACCATTATCCCTTCCGAAGTCATTACGGAAATAGACATGCGATTAGTACCCGAATCTGATGGAACAAAATTAATGGAATCTTTAAAAAAGTATATTTCTGATAGCGGTTATTATTTGGTAGATGCTATCCCAACAGCAGAAGAACGTAAACTTCACCCAAAATTAGCCTCGTTTACCTATAAATTGGGCTCAAAGCCTTTCCGAACGGCCATGGATTCCCCCATAGGACATTTTTTAAACAAAGCCATGGAAAAGGTTTTTGGCGAGCAAAGGGTCAATATGCGCACTACAGGTGGATCCCAACCCATGTCGCCCTTTATTACTACGCTAGATATACCGGCGGTTTCTATTAGAATTCCGAACCCAGATAACAATATTCATGCTCCCAATGAAAATTTAAGAATTGGAAATTTTTTGGAAGGAATTATCACTTGTTTAGCGATTTTAGACCAGCCTATAGACTAA